From a single Anaerolineales bacterium genomic region:
- a CDS encoding polyprenyl synthetase family protein, with amino-acid sequence MNAVTFLSPVTQEIKLVEERMRAQADESHPDLRAALEHLLAAGGKRIRPTLSLLVGNMLDAPLEKLVTLGAAVELLHTATLVHDDLIDGALLRRGMSTLNARWSPPATVLTGDFLFARAAKLAAETDHLPLMKLFSETLAVIVNGELTQMFTSRGLVNRENYYKRIYAKTASLFEMTSRAAAMVSPADEAVTESMRVFGYEVGMAFQIVDDILDFTGDQNTVGKPLGSDLLNGLVTLPAIYYAEANPDDPNIQSLPNGGWTNTEHMTRLVENIRASDASKQAMLEAEGHVYRALTCLQSMPACAERDALENLARYIVDRKV; translated from the coding sequence TTGAACGCGGTAACTTTTCTATCACCTGTCACACAAGAAATCAAACTCGTTGAAGAACGAATGCGGGCGCAAGCGGATGAATCCCATCCCGACCTGCGCGCCGCCCTGGAACATTTGCTGGCGGCGGGAGGCAAACGCATCCGCCCGACCCTCAGCCTGCTCGTCGGAAACATGCTGGATGCCCCGCTGGAAAAGCTCGTCACGCTCGGCGCGGCAGTCGAACTGCTGCACACCGCCACCCTCGTCCATGACGACCTGATCGACGGTGCGCTTTTACGCAGAGGCATGTCCACGCTGAATGCGCGCTGGTCACCGCCCGCCACCGTGCTGACCGGCGACTTCCTGTTCGCGCGCGCCGCCAAACTCGCCGCCGAAACCGACCACCTGCCGCTGATGAAATTGTTTTCCGAAACGCTGGCGGTCATCGTCAACGGCGAACTGACGCAGATGTTCACCTCGCGCGGGCTGGTCAACCGCGAGAACTATTACAAACGCATCTACGCCAAGACCGCCTCCCTGTTCGAAATGACCTCCCGCGCGGCGGCAATGGTCAGCCCGGCAGATGAGGCGGTGACCGAATCCATGCGCGTGTTCGGCTATGAAGTCGGCATGGCGTTCCAGATCGTGGATGACATCCTCGACTTCACCGGCGACCAGAACACCGTCGGCAAACCGCTCGGCTCGGACCTGCTGAACGGCTTGGTCACGCTCCCCGCCATTTACTACGCTGAAGCCAACCCGGACGACCCGAACATCCAGTCCCTGCCCAATGGCGGCTGGACCAACACCGAACACATGACCCGCCTCGTGGAGAACATCCGCGCCAGCGATGCGTCCAAGCAAGCCATGCTGGAAGCGGAGGGACACGTATACCGGGCGCTCACTTGTTTACAATCCATGCCTGCCTGCGCCGAACGCGACGCGTTGGAAAATCTGGCAAGATATATTGTGGATAGAAAAGTCTGA
- a CDS encoding TatD family hydrolase — translation MLTDTHCHLDYHKFNADRADVIRRANEAGVVNILVPGLHHRSSKEAVKLAESNPGVYAAVGFHPTDLDEFSDSTFQQVKELAKHLKVVAIGEIGIDYYWVKEPEKRAFQHEALKKQLQFAKEVNKPVVIHMREEGDAWFGGASVDLLEILSEWHRGLSGRLAEQPGVLHSFNGTLETAQKGLDLNFYIGVTGPVTYKNAEQKREIIRQLPLEKILIETDAPFLAPVPQRGRRNEPAFVSHIADKIAEIHSKSPAEIAAITTANAERLFAWGD, via the coding sequence ATGTTAACCGACACCCACTGCCATCTTGATTACCACAAATTCAACGCTGACCGCGCGGATGTGATCCGGCGCGCGAACGAAGCGGGGGTGGTCAACATTCTGGTTCCAGGACTCCACCACAGGTCCAGTAAAGAGGCGGTGAAGTTGGCAGAATCAAATCCGGGCGTGTATGCGGCAGTCGGCTTCCATCCCACCGATCTGGATGAGTTTTCCGATAGCACCTTCCAACAAGTGAAGGAACTGGCGAAGCACTTAAAAGTGGTCGCCATCGGCGAGATCGGCATTGACTACTATTGGGTGAAGGAACCCGAAAAACGCGCCTTCCAGCATGAGGCGTTGAAAAAGCAATTGCAATTCGCGAAAGAAGTGAACAAGCCCGTCGTCATCCACATGCGCGAGGAAGGGGATGCGTGGTTCGGAGGGGCTTCGGTGGACCTGCTTGAAATTTTGTCAGAGTGGCATCGCGGACTGAGCGGCAGGCTGGCGGAACAGCCCGGCGTATTACACTCGTTCAACGGCACGCTTGAAACCGCCCAAAAGGGACTGGACCTGAATTTTTACATCGGCGTCACGGGACCTGTCACCTACAAGAACGCCGAGCAAAAGCGCGAAATCATCAGACAACTTCCGCTCGAAAAAATCCTCATCGAAACCGATGCGCCTTTCCTCGCTCCCGTTCCCCAGCGGGGCAGACGAAACGAACCTGCCTTTGTTTCTCATATTGCTGATAAAATAGCAGAAATCCATTCCAAAAGCCCTGCGGAGATCGCCGCCATCACCACCGCCAACGCGGAACGGCTCTTCGCATGGGGAGACTGA
- the mltG gene encoding endolytic transglycosylase MltG: MRRYKIFFAFIFLITLALACIFALIYYIPAQASMLYGPPADHLSVSNRIEYSARLLMHSEMLTRPLDSNGVEARFRVEPGESVLSISSRLEGLGFITDADAFFDYVVYTGIDLTIQAGDFRLSPAQSIIEIAQALQKFSPSDASLVILPGWRMEEIAASLPTSGLSIDPQAFLAAAGTPPAVLAPFSPASMEGFFFPDTYTIPRETSVEQLLDIIARNFAQRITGDMHAGFANQGLTVYQAVILASIVEREAIRKEEASLVASVYLNRLAIGMKLDADPTVQYALGYQADTNSWWKSPLFLNDLQVNSPFNTYQIGGLPPAPISNPGIEALQAVSFPQSSPYYYFRAACDGSGFHVFAVTLEEQITNACP; the protein is encoded by the coding sequence ATGCGTCGTTACAAAATCTTCTTCGCTTTTATTTTCCTGATCACACTCGCACTTGCCTGCATCTTCGCATTGATCTACTACATCCCCGCGCAGGCATCGATGCTCTACGGTCCGCCCGCGGATCATCTTTCCGTTTCCAACCGCATCGAATATTCCGCGCGCCTGCTCATGCACAGCGAGATGTTAACCCGCCCGCTCGATTCGAACGGGGTCGAAGCGCGCTTCCGCGTCGAGCCGGGCGAGTCCGTGCTTTCCATTTCCAGCCGCCTCGAAGGTCTCGGCTTCATCACCGACGCCGATGCATTTTTCGATTACGTCGTGTACACAGGCATCGACCTCACCATTCAGGCTGGCGACTTCCGCCTCAGCCCCGCCCAATCCATCATCGAGATCGCCCAGGCATTGCAAAAATTCTCCCCATCGGATGCCTCGCTCGTGATCCTGCCCGGCTGGCGGATGGAAGAGATCGCCGCCTCACTCCCGACCTCGGGCTTGTCCATTGACCCCCAGGCATTTCTCGCCGCCGCAGGGACTCCGCCCGCCGTGCTTGCGCCGTTCTCCCCAGCCAGCATGGAAGGCTTCTTCTTCCCTGATACCTATACCATTCCACGAGAAACCAGTGTGGAGCAGTTGCTCGACATCATCGCCCGCAACTTCGCCCAACGCATCACGGGTGACATGCATGCAGGTTTTGCAAATCAAGGTTTGACCGTTTATCAAGCCGTCATCCTCGCATCCATCGTCGAGCGCGAAGCCATCCGTAAGGAGGAAGCGTCCCTCGTCGCCTCGGTCTACCTCAACCGCCTCGCCATCGGCATGAAACTTGACGCTGACCCGACCGTCCAATACGCCCTCGGCTATCAGGCGGATACAAATTCTTGGTGGAAAAGTCCGCTGTTTTTGAATGACCTGCAAGTCAATTCGCCATTCAATACTTATCAAATTGGCGGACTGCCGCCCGCGCCCATCTCTAATCCCGGCATCGAAGCCTTGCAGGCGGTTTCATTTCCCCAGTCATCTCCGTACTACTATTTCCGCGCCGCGTGTGACGGCTCCGGCTTTCATGTGTTTGCTGTCACGCTCGAAGAACAGATCACGAATGCCTGTCCGTAG
- the ruvX gene encoding Holliday junction resolvase RuvX, whose product MRILAVDHGEKRIGLALSDPTATIASPLKVIKHVSRIIDAAQVADIAAQNEAGLIVVGQSYDEDGNPNPAGRRAGRFADELRSQTDIPIEMWDESHSTQIARAARIELGVSRKKRAGHQDEFAAVVILQSYLEAKRTS is encoded by the coding sequence ATGAGAATCCTCGCAGTTGACCACGGCGAAAAACGCATCGGACTTGCCCTCAGCGATCCGACCGCCACCATCGCCAGCCCATTGAAAGTCATCAAACACGTTTCGCGTATCATCGATGCCGCACAGGTCGCGGATATCGCCGCGCAGAACGAAGCCGGCTTGATCGTCGTCGGTCAATCCTACGACGAAGACGGCAACCCAAATCCCGCAGGCAGGCGCGCGGGGCGCTTCGCCGATGAACTCCGCAGCCAGACCGACATCCCCATCGAAATGTGGGACGAATCCCACAGCACGCAGATCGCCCGCGCCGCCCGCATCGAACTCGGCGTCTCACGCAAAAAACGCGCCGGTCATCAGGACGAGTTCGCCGCAGTGGTAATATTGCAGTCCTACCTCGAAGCCAAGCGTACATCGTAA
- a CDS encoding phosphoglucomutase/phosphomannomutase family protein, translating to MTHKIIFGTDGWRGVIAEDYTFDNVRRCAQGFASYMLSQGKQGQWIVVGHDKRFGSEHFAAAVAEVLAGNGLKVYLTDGATPTPVIAYAVVDKKAAGAVNITASHNPPTDNGFKVRNETGGAIDPEGLNQIEGGIPDDVKDVKRKSYKEAEAAGEIVKFDAATPYIEHLTRDGLIDLQPIKDAGLTVMVDAMWGNGANWFTRLLAGGKTKVIEIHNERNPSFPEMKRPEPIRPNIDVGLKATVDNKADVLLILDGDADRCGIGDENGEFINQLRVYALLAYYLLEIRGERGDIVKTLSTTGMLNKLGELYGVPVHETGVGFKFVAPKMTETNALIGGEESGGYAFRGNVPERDGILAGLFMLNFMVKTGKKPTELLKDLFEKVGGEYFYDRVDSPFSGDRAAREKIIMDNNPSTLGGLKVTELITVDGFQFKLEDGGWMLIRFSGTEPILRVYCETRHADKVQAILQDGLKVAGIK from the coding sequence ATGACACACAAGATCATTTTCGGCACGGACGGCTGGCGCGGAGTCATCGCGGAAGATTACACGTTCGACAATGTCCGCCGTTGTGCGCAGGGATTTGCATCATACATGCTTTCGCAAGGCAAACAGGGACAGTGGATCGTGGTCGGGCACGACAAGCGCTTCGGCAGTGAACATTTCGCCGCCGCCGTCGCCGAAGTGCTGGCGGGCAACGGCTTGAAGGTCTATCTCACCGACGGCGCGACCCCAACCCCGGTCATTGCGTATGCAGTTGTAGATAAAAAAGCCGCGGGCGCAGTGAATATCACAGCCAGCCACAACCCGCCTACGGATAACGGCTTCAAGGTCCGCAACGAGACAGGCGGCGCAATCGACCCCGAAGGTTTGAATCAGATCGAAGGCGGAATCCCGGACGATGTCAAAGACGTGAAGCGCAAATCCTACAAGGAAGCGGAAGCCGCGGGCGAGATCGTCAAGTTCGATGCGGCAACTCCTTACATCGAGCATCTCACCCGCGATGGGTTGATCGATCTTCAGCCGATCAAGGACGCAGGTCTGACCGTGATGGTGGATGCGATGTGGGGCAACGGCGCGAATTGGTTCACACGCCTGCTAGCAGGCGGCAAGACGAAGGTGATCGAAATCCATAACGAGCGTAATCCGTCCTTCCCGGAGATGAAACGTCCCGAACCGATCCGCCCGAACATTGACGTGGGCTTGAAGGCGACAGTAGACAATAAAGCCGATGTGCTTTTGATCCTGGACGGTGACGCAGACCGCTGCGGCATCGGCGACGAGAACGGCGAGTTCATCAATCAACTGCGCGTGTATGCTTTGCTTGCCTATTATCTGCTCGAGATCCGCGGCGAACGCGGCGACATTGTGAAGACGCTTTCAACGACGGGCATGTTAAATAAACTTGGTGAACTATACGGTGTGCCTGTCCATGAGACGGGTGTGGGATTCAAATTCGTCGCGCCGAAGATGACCGAGACGAATGCGCTCATCGGCGGTGAAGAGAGCGGCGGTTATGCCTTCCGCGGCAACGTCCCTGAACGCGATGGGATTCTGGCGGGCTTGTTCATGCTCAATTTCATGGTCAAGACGGGCAAGAAACCGACTGAATTGCTCAAGGATTTGTTCGAAAAAGTCGGCGGCGAATATTTCTACGACCGCGTGGACAGTCCCTTCAGCGGTGACCGCGCGGCACGCGAGAAGATCATCATGGATAATAATCCGTCCACGTTGGGTGGTTTGAAAGTCACCGAACTCATCACTGTGGACGGCTTCCAATTCAAACTGGAAGATGGCGGCTGGATGCTCATCCGCTTCAGCGGCACGGAGCCGATCCTGCGCGTGTATTGCGAAACCCGTCACGCCGACAAGGTGCAGGCGATTTTACAGGATGGGTTGAAGGTGGCGGGGATTAAGTGA
- a CDS encoding baseplate J/gp47 family protein, with the protein MKTKIITLESHDDLISVRDRLSWAKTPRILLVWSKYEKVTLRLLDLKVLQRHADSLGAQLGLVTRRANVRRDAESLGIPVFKSMVSAQKEPWAAPAPRTRRIPPPPRRGLRQMRDEAQVQEPAWRTSLLGRVVAFTAGVMAVLVLAGLFVPRAALTLYPETQTQSILIPVSASASVNSVSVTGSIPAQVMSVTVEAEQSQTVTREISIPRAKAQGIAQFKNLTTNEIEIPAGTVIATDSVTRFVTLNNALLPAGVNEIVEVRVEALSAGSQGNVETDEIKVVEGALGLSMTVTNPEPTTGGTDARAVGATDADRLKLRDAVLSELRDVAESQLRAQIEAGDMLLLDTLEVEDILLEEFSPPENEAGRTLMLKMEVEISARFISASDLSQLASMTLGASTPQGFVPLDELTFSPRAEPVTDEFGVTHFELEVTQTAVRELDAFRVFSLIRGLDPSEARSALMNAFSLREEPQIVITPSWWKWLPLIPFNLSVLVE; encoded by the coding sequence TTGAAAACCAAGATCATCACCCTCGAATCCCACGATGACCTCATCTCCGTCCGCGATCGACTATCGTGGGCGAAGACGCCGCGCATCCTGCTGGTGTGGTCCAAGTATGAAAAGGTCACCTTGCGATTGCTGGATCTCAAAGTCCTGCAACGTCACGCGGATTCGCTTGGCGCGCAGTTGGGGCTGGTCACCCGCCGCGCGAACGTGAGACGCGATGCGGAATCGCTCGGGATTCCCGTCTTCAAGTCTATGGTTTCGGCTCAAAAGGAGCCGTGGGCTGCTCCTGCTCCCCGGACCCGCCGCATCCCGCCGCCACCCCGCCGCGGACTGCGTCAGATGCGGGATGAGGCGCAGGTGCAAGAACCCGCCTGGCGGACGTCGCTTTTGGGACGCGTGGTCGCGTTTACAGCGGGGGTCATGGCTGTTTTGGTGCTGGCAGGTTTGTTCGTCCCGCGTGCGGCGCTGACCCTATATCCCGAAACGCAGACCCAATCCATCCTCATTCCTGTCAGCGCAAGCGCATCTGTGAATTCAGTATCGGTCACAGGGAGCATCCCCGCGCAGGTCATGTCGGTCACCGTGGAGGCGGAGCAATCCCAAACCGTGACGCGCGAGATTTCGATCCCGCGGGCAAAAGCGCAGGGCATTGCGCAGTTCAAAAACCTGACGACGAATGAGATTGAGATTCCGGCAGGGACGGTGATTGCGACAGATTCGGTCACACGGTTTGTGACGTTGAACAACGCGCTCCTGCCTGCTGGCGTCAACGAGATCGTGGAAGTCCGTGTGGAAGCATTGTCTGCGGGTTCGCAGGGAAATGTGGAGACCGATGAAATCAAGGTCGTGGAAGGCGCGCTTGGGCTTTCGATGACCGTCACAAACCCGGAGCCGACCACGGGCGGAACGGATGCCAGGGCGGTGGGCGCAACGGATGCGGATCGTCTCAAATTGCGTGATGCCGTGTTGAGCGAATTGCGCGATGTTGCCGAATCGCAATTGCGCGCACAGATCGAAGCGGGCGATATGTTGTTATTGGATACGCTGGAAGTTGAAGATATCCTGCTCGAAGAATTTTCGCCGCCGGAGAACGAAGCAGGCAGGACGCTGATGCTAAAAATGGAAGTGGAAATTTCCGCCCGCTTTATCTCCGCCTCAGACTTATCCCAGCTTGCTTCTATGACCTTGGGCGCATCCACCCCGCAGGGATTTGTCCCGCTCGATGAGTTGACCTTCTCTCCGCGCGCGGAACCCGTGACGGATGAATTCGGCGTGACTCATTTTGAATTGGAAGTCACCCAGACCGCCGTCCGTGAATTGGACGCTTTCCGCGTCTTCTCCCTCATCCGCGGACTTGACCCATCCGAAGCAAGGTCTGCATTGATGAACGCCTTTTCCCTGCGCGAAGAGCCGCAGATCGTCATCACCCCGTCATGGTGGAAATGGCTGCCGCTGATTCCCTTCAACCTTTCGGTACTGGTGGAATGA
- a CDS encoding MFS transporter: protein MNNKPIINVNLRWFLAGMIFANIAGQMAYSMLSLYMLDLGASVVQVGMVFTLASLVPTVLQIFGGWLSDTIGRLRIMAIGSSIAVIGYLIFAFAPSWEWVLIGLSIEYVSNSVVGPSFGAYISEQSTEQSRGRVFGISTSIYQTVTVIGPALAGFLAYQFGFAFMMRVAFGFYLAATILRVWMATNERFKPVRDAVKPTFSGFKEQITAIFALLLGGGILTWIWVTDAVGDTSYSLIGQIFPIYLSDIGNLNLNQIGIVNAAVGVAAILAAPFAGSLVDRISERFAMVVGFALNGLGLFTLLNSSTFAGFILAMCFFGLGSGSLYPAYQSLISKVVPEEKRGLAFGFFGTSLGLLSLPMPWIGAQLWERISPQTPFWIVLTASLISVTVVWMKFKLPKSDSAPQAQP, encoded by the coding sequence ATGAACAACAAGCCCATCATCAACGTCAACTTGCGCTGGTTTTTGGCGGGTATGATCTTCGCCAACATCGCAGGTCAAATGGCGTACAGCATGTTGTCACTCTACATGCTCGACCTCGGTGCAAGTGTGGTGCAGGTCGGCATGGTCTTCACACTGGCATCGCTTGTGCCGACGGTACTGCAAATTTTCGGCGGCTGGCTTTCGGACACCATTGGACGTCTGCGCATCATGGCGATCGGAAGTTCCATTGCTGTTATCGGTTATCTTATCTTCGCCTTTGCGCCCAGTTGGGAATGGGTGCTGATCGGCTTGAGCATCGAATACGTCTCCAACTCGGTGGTCGGACCCAGTTTTGGCGCGTACATTTCAGAGCAATCCACCGAACAATCCCGCGGACGGGTCTTCGGCATCTCCACCAGCATTTACCAAACCGTCACCGTCATCGGTCCTGCGCTGGCTGGCTTTCTTGCCTATCAATTCGGCTTTGCGTTCATGATGCGCGTGGCATTCGGCTTTTATCTCGCCGCCACCATCCTGCGCGTGTGGATGGCGACCAACGAACGCTTCAAACCTGTCCGCGATGCGGTCAAGCCGACTTTCAGCGGCTTCAAAGAACAGATCACCGCCATCTTTGCCCTGCTTCTTGGCGGCGGTATTCTGACCTGGATCTGGGTCACAGACGCCGTCGGCGATACATCTTACAGCCTCATCGGTCAGATCTTCCCCATCTACCTTTCGGATATTGGGAACCTCAACCTGAATCAGATCGGCATCGTCAACGCGGCAGTTGGCGTCGCCGCCATCCTCGCCGCTCCATTCGCAGGCTCACTGGTGGATCGAATCAGCGAACGGTTTGCAATGGTCGTCGGCTTTGCGTTGAACGGTCTGGGCTTGTTCACATTACTCAACTCCAGCACCTTTGCAGGCTTCATTCTCGCCATGTGTTTTTTCGGGCTTGGCTCGGGCAGTCTTTATCCCGCCTATCAATCGCTCATCTCAAAAGTCGTCCCCGAAGAAAAACGCGGGCTGGCGTTCGGCTTCTTCGGCACCTCGCTCGGGCTGCTTTCCCTGCCCATGCCGTGGATCGGCGCGCAACTCTGGGAACGAATCTCGCCGCAGACCCCGTTCTGGATCGTGCTGACAGCCAGCCTAATCTCGGTCACCGTGGTATGGATGAAATTCAAACTTCCAAAATCGGATTCCGCGCCTCAAGCCCAACCTTGA
- a CDS encoding helix-hairpin-helix domain-containing protein, with translation MSDFLNFLNTADLDTLTNIPGMETSTAEKIIAARPFESVDDVLKVDGVDENLLAQIQSASEGQESENRAMIPVEEEALPALVEKKQPEREPVKEGESFLPRLGRAFVNFLRALLKLILIAALFVVIGSGLYYGLPYIQRTFIAPVERNTAEIQGMEAEIASLQTQLNEMNTRVDALETSVESHTLSIQKLEGMQTALETELRMNDSKVLVELKQEVMFTRVLDILARARLYLAQSNFGLAKADVQSARDLLAELQAEKNDAALAQAIARIDLALGNLPDFPVVASGDLEIAWQILISGNVPPTPTPTPVPPTTTPEPTVEVTPTATP, from the coding sequence ATGAGCGACTTCCTCAACTTTCTCAACACCGCAGACCTTGATACATTGACAAACATCCCCGGCATGGAAACATCCACTGCGGAGAAAATCATTGCCGCGCGCCCATTCGAATCCGTGGACGATGTGCTGAAAGTGGACGGCGTGGATGAAAATCTGCTCGCGCAGATCCAGTCCGCCAGCGAGGGACAGGAATCAGAAAACAGAGCCATGATCCCCGTCGAGGAAGAGGCGCTGCCCGCGCTGGTGGAGAAGAAACAGCCTGAGCGTGAACCTGTCAAAGAGGGTGAGTCGTTCCTGCCGCGCTTGGGGCGGGCATTTGTCAATTTTTTGAGAGCCCTGTTGAAATTGATCCTGATCGCGGCATTGTTCGTGGTGATCGGGTCGGGGTTGTATTACGGCTTGCCGTACATTCAGCGGACGTTCATCGCGCCGGTGGAGCGGAACACCGCCGAAATCCAGGGCATGGAAGCGGAGATCGCGTCGCTGCAAACGCAATTGAACGAGATGAACACCCGCGTGGATGCGCTGGAAACTTCGGTGGAATCACACACGCTTTCGATCCAAAAACTGGAGGGGATGCAAACCGCGCTCGAAACCGAACTGCGGATGAACGATAGCAAAGTGCTGGTTGAATTGAAACAGGAAGTGATGTTCACCCGTGTCCTGGACATTCTGGCGCGTGCGAGGTTGTATCTGGCGCAGAGCAATTTCGGGCTCGCAAAAGCGGATGTGCAATCCGCGCGCGATCTGCTGGCGGAATTACAAGCAGAGAAAAATGACGCGGCGTTGGCGCAAGCCATTGCGCGGATTGATCTGGCGCTCGGCAACCTGCCCGATTTTCCCGTCGTCGCTTCGGGCGATCTGGAAATCGCGTGGCAGATCCTTATCTCTGGAAATGTGCCGCCCACTCCAACACCGACACCAGTCCCGCCAACCACCACACCCGAACCGACGGTGGAGGTCACGCCGACGGCGACGCCGTAA
- a CDS encoding tetratricopeptide repeat protein, with amino-acid sequence MLEIFMFVAKESAKFEAKRRQIGIQKMELISMGKNHLNLAIESGSEFDETKALLELGNIYAYTGEYDLALTYFLQANALAKQTDDKDIRFLILANLGTLKKVKLEFDEAEKYYLQAFSLAQEIKSEKFFGEISILMDDLEYMRNMDKLG; translated from the coding sequence ATGCTTGAAATATTTATGTTTGTTGCAAAGGAATCTGCCAAATTTGAAGCCAAAAGAAGACAGATAGGTATACAAAAAATGGAACTTATTTCGATGGGAAAGAACCATCTCAATTTGGCTATTGAGTCTGGATCAGAATTTGATGAGACAAAAGCCCTATTGGAGTTAGGGAATATTTATGCATATACTGGAGAGTATGACCTTGCATTGACCTATTTTCTGCAGGCAAACGCATTAGCGAAACAAACAGACGACAAAGATATACGTTTTCTTATTCTGGCAAACCTTGGCACACTAAAAAAAGTGAAACTTGAATTCGATGAAGCCGAAAAATATTATCTGCAAGCATTTTCATTGGCACAGGAAATCAAGAGCGAAAAATTTTTTGGGGAAATATCCATACTAATGGACGATCTAGAATACATGAGGAATATGGATAAACTTGGTTAA
- a CDS encoding cysteine desulfurase family protein: MIYLDYAATTPLDQRVLDAMMPYFRENFGNPSSIHRLGQKAEIAVEGAREKVAAVLGCRPDEIVFTSGGSEADNLALRGAMMAHRTTGKWILTAKTEHPAVSKTAIQLEKEYGFLLEWLDVDEFGGVTVDALTKAVCNNTTMVSVMYANNEIGTVNPITALAQVAKANNILFHTDAVQAAAYLDVNISKLGVDFMSLGGHKFYGPKGVGALYVRKGTDLLPHLTGGGQEFSLRAGTHNVPYIVGFAEALSLAAQERESRTAYLKPMRDHIIGTVLESIPDSQLTGHPENRLPNHASFVFKDVDGNLLLQLLDSAGFACSSGSACKTGNPEPSDVITALGYPREWALGSLRITLGKDTTAEQVDSFLKTLPSLVEKTRSLHQK; encoded by the coding sequence ATGATCTATCTTGATTATGCCGCCACCACACCCCTCGACCAACGTGTTCTGGATGCTATGATGCCGTATTTCCGCGAGAATTTTGGCAACCCATCATCCATTCATCGGCTGGGACAAAAAGCCGAAATAGCCGTGGAGGGGGCGCGGGAGAAGGTCGCGGCGGTGCTGGGATGCCGTCCCGATGAGATCGTCTTCACATCCGGCGGTTCTGAAGCGGATAATCTTGCCCTGCGCGGCGCGATGATGGCGCATCGGACTACGGGGAAGTGGATCCTGACTGCCAAGACCGAGCATCCCGCCGTGAGCAAGACCGCGATCCAATTGGAAAAAGAGTACGGCTTTTTGCTCGAATGGCTGGATGTGGACGAATTCGGCGGCGTGACAGTGGATGCGCTGACAAAGGCGGTGTGCAATAACACCACAATGGTGTCCGTCATGTACGCCAATAATGAGATCGGCACGGTCAATCCGATTACGGCTTTGGCACAGGTCGCCAAAGCGAACAATATCCTTTTCCACACAGACGCCGTACAAGCCGCCGCTTATCTCGATGTGAATATCTCAAAACTCGGTGTGGATTTTATGTCACTGGGCGGACATAAATTCTATGGACCAAAAGGTGTCGGCGCGTTGTACGTCCGCAAAGGGACGGATCTTCTTCCGCATTTAACAGGCGGCGGGCAGGAGTTCAGTCTGCGGGCAGGGACGCACAACGTGCCGTATATCGTCGGCTTTGCGGAGGCGTTGTCCCTTGCGGCGCAGGAACGCGAATCACGCACGGCGTACCTCAAGCCGATGCGGGATCACATCATCGGAACGGTTCTTGAATCCATCCCCGATTCGCAGTTGACAGGTCACCCCGAAAACCGCCTGCCGAATCACGCGTCCTTTGTTTTCAAGGACGTGGATGGCAATTTATTATTGCAATTGCTTGATTCAGCGGGCTTCGCCTGCTCGTCAGGTTCCGCCTGCAAAACGGGCAACCCCGAACCGAGCGATGTCATCACCGCGCTCGGTTATCCGCGCGAATGGGCGCTTGGCTCCCTGCGGATCACACTCGGCAAAGACACCACCGCCGAACAAGTTGATTCTTTTTTGAAGACTTTGCCTTCTCTCGTTGAAAAAACAAGATCGCTGCACCAGAAATGA
- a CDS encoding BrnT family toxin → METPSFFPNIHGGSTSVNSAKVLVNGGIIWNMDHGNDVNFEFEWDENKAKINLAKHKVSFDEGRTIFTDPFLITIPDDEHSDHEERFISMGKSTSERILLVVHLERHIKLNHVLIRIISCRKATATERKIYEEGK, encoded by the coding sequence TTGGAAACTCCATCGTTTTTCCCGAATATACATGGAGGGAGCACATCGGTCAATTCGGCAAAAGTACTGGTCAATGGCGGTATAATTTGGAATATGGATCACGGGAATGATGTTAATTTCGAATTTGAATGGGATGAGAACAAAGCAAAAATCAATCTTGCCAAACATAAGGTAAGTTTTGATGAAGGCAGGACAATCTTTACCGATCCATTCCTAATCACCATCCCCGACGATGAACATTCGGATCATGAAGAGCGATTTATCAGCATGGGAAAATCAACAAGTGAGAGAATATTACTGGTCGTTCACCTTGAAAGGCATATAAAATTAAATCACGTTTTGATCCGTATTATCAGTTGCCGTAAGGCAACCGCAACGGAAAGAAAAATTTATGAAGAAGGCAAATAA